From a region of the Danio aesculapii chromosome 4, fDanAes4.1, whole genome shotgun sequence genome:
- the ube2h gene encoding ubiquitin-conjugating enzyme E2 H: MSSPSPGKRRMDTDVVKLIESKHEVTILSGLNEFVVKFYGPQGTPYEGGVWKVRVDLPDKYPFKSPSIGFMNKIFHPNIDEASGTVCLDVINQTWTALYDLTNIFESFLPQLLAYPNPIDPLNGDAAAMYLHRPEDYKQKIKEYIQKYATEEALKEQEEGPGDSSSESSMSDFSEDEAQDMEL; encoded by the exons GATCGAGAGTAAACATGAAGTCACAATCCTGAGTGGACTCAACGAATTCGTAGTGAAGTTTTATGGACCACAAGgaa CACCGTATGAAGGGGGCGTATGGAAGGTGCGAGTAGATCTTCCAGACAAATACCCCTTCAAATCTCCATCTATAG GATTTATGAATAAGATTTTTCATCCAAACATCGATGAAGC GTCAGGGACCGTGTGTTTAGATGTGATCAACCAGACATGGACCGCTCTTTATG ATCTCACCAATATCTTCGAGTCGTTTTTGCCACAGTTGCTGGCCTACCCGAACCCAATCGACCCTCTGAACGGGGACGCAGCAGCCATGTACCTGCACCGGCCGGAGGATTACAAACAGAAAATCAAAG AATACATCCAGAAATATGCAACAGAGGAGGCTCTGAAAGAGCAGGAGGAAGGACCGGGCGACTCCTCTTCAGAAAGCTCCATGTCTGACTTTTCAGAGGACGAGGCTCAGGACATGGAGTTGTAG